In Chryseobacterium oryzae, the genomic stretch TTCATATTGCTTTAAATCTCCACCAAAACTTGCTACATCGGCAACACCTTCGGTTCCGAGCAGCTGTCGACGCACTATCCAATCTTGTATGGTTCTCAGCTGCATTGAGTTGTAACGGTGTTCATAGCCAGCTTTCGGACGGATCGTATACTGGTAAATTTCTCCCAAACCGGTAGAAATAGGAGCCATAAATGGCGTTCCAAGACTTTGTGGAATGTCTTTGGAAACCTGTTGAAGCCTTTCAGAAACCTGTTGACGGGCTAAGTACAAATCTACATCATCATGAAACACAATGGTAATAACAGATAAACCGAATCTTGAAAAACTTCTCATCTGTTTAATTCCCTGTATGTTGTAGTTTGCCTGTTCTAAAGGAAAAGTAATGAATCTTTCCACGTCTGGAGCTCCTAAGCTTGGGGAAACGGTAATAATCTGAACCTGATTATCTGTAATATCGGGTACTGCATCAATAGGCAGTTTTCTTAAGTCGAAAATTCCATAAACGATTAGTCCTAAAGTCATTAAAATAATAATGAACTTATTTTTTATGGAAAAATGTATGATTTTGTTTAACATTTTTATAAGATTGTGATACGGCACTTTAAAAAAGAATAAATTTTCTTTTTTTAAATGAATTTAAATGGTAAAAAATGTCTTACTGCAAGATTACTGCATCAGAAATATTAAGATAAAAGATGCAGATATCAGCTCAAGTTATTGAAAACCGTTCGGTAATCAATAATTGTAGTTTTAGGCAAATTTTTAATTTAAATAGCCGTGATTATTTTCAATAAGATAAAAGGGATGAAAGATTAGTTGTTTTTCTCTTTCATTAATCCTTTGGCAAAGCGTTCACTTGCAGTCTGATAGTATGAAACCGTCAGATCCTTCAGTGGCTTTTGCTCGGATTTTAACTCTTTAGAAATAGTTTTATTTTCAGGATTATAAATAAACTGCTGCGTTTTTTTACGGTCATTAATCTGCGTGAAAATATTGTTCTTCAGCAATCCTAATGTTCTGTAATTCCCAATCAGTGCACGTTCTTCTTCAGGTTTCATTGCCATGATATTTTTACCATAGGTTGCATTATTGAAGTTCCATCCGAATAAAGAAAATACAGTAGGCATCAAATCAATCTGAGAAACTAATTTACCTACCTCCATTTTTGGAGTTTCAGCATTATAAATAATTGCAGGAATATGATGCTTTTCTGTATTTATTTCCCATTTTCCGGCACTACTTGCACAATGATCTGCTACAATAACGAAAGTGGTATTCTTAAACCATGCTTTTGTTCTGGCTTTTTTCATGAATTCTCCCAAAGCAAAATCGGTATATCTTACTGCTGCTTCGCGGCTTCCCTGTTCCATATTGATTTTGTGATCCGGGAATGTATAGGGTTTATGATTGGAAGTCGTCATAACAAACTGAAAAAAAGGTTTGTTTTTTTTGCTTTCTTTATCGGCCATTTTTATGGACTGATTGTAGATGTCTTCATCACAAATTCCCCAAGCATTTTCGAAAGTTACCTCACTGTCTTCGATGTTGATTCTTTCTGTTTTAATATTATCGGGAAGAGGATTTCCACGATCTCTGTCTACAATGCTAAAACCCTGGCCTCCAAAAAAAGAATTCATATTATCGAAATATCCATCACCACCGTAAATAAATTTAAGATCGTAATTTCTTTTTCTTAAAATGGTTGCAATAGAAAAAAGATGATCGTTATCTGGTCTTCTTACAATGCTGTTTCCCGGAGTTGGAGGAACGCTCAGTGTTAAAGCTTCCATGCCTCGTACCGTTCTTGTTCCTGTAGCAAACATATTGGTAAAGAAAACGCCTTCAGACGCAAGATTTTCGTAATTGGGAGTCAGATTTTGAGTATTTCCGAATTTTTGTAAAAATTCTGCACTGAAACTTTCAATACAAATAAGGATAATGTTTGGGTTTTTGGTGCTGTCGCCTTCAAAATTTCGGGTAATATTATCAAATTTAGAATTGGTATATGTTTGTTTATCCTGTAAAAGTTCTTTTTTCAGTATAGAATAAGCTTCTTTTTCTGGGATGGTATTATAAAACTGAGTGTAATCTAACTGATTTGCCTTGAATGCAGTAAAAAATGAAAATACGCCATTTTTAGACAATTCATTTATGTAAGTATTGTTGCTGAATTCTGCCTGTCTGTTTTTTAACAAACTGAGTAATCCAACTCCGCAAATCACAATAACTGAAGTGTATATCAGCCTTTTTCCGAATCTCATTCGGTCAGAAAAAGTGTAGCTGAAAACTTTCTTTTTTCTGAACAGAAAAAATACACAAACGATGCACGCTGTCATTCCTAAAATAATAACAGGAATAGGATAAGACTCGTTAATATTTTCGAAAACTTCGTAAGTGTAAATAAGATAATCTACCGCAATAAAGTTGAACCTCGTTTTGAATTCATCCCAAAACGGAAATTCTGCTGCAAAGGAGAAAAATGCTATAAAAAGCATAAGGGTTACCAAAAAATAGGTAATAATCTGATCTGCTTTTTTCCCGATCCATCTTGAAGGAAAAAATAAAAGGTAAATAGAGTAGATCATCACAAAGCTTAATCCTACAGAAAGATCGAATAGAAAACCTTTTCCGAAAACGATAAAAAGTTTTAAAAAATTATCTGAAATATTAGTGGCAGAAAGCAGTGTAAGAGATAATCTTACTAAAAATCCTAAAGTAATATATAATAATAGAAATGCAAATAAAGAAGCATATCTGTTTTTAAATTTGTTTTTCATAAAAAGTAAACTTTTAAGTAAAATGAACGAATAATTAATAACTTATC encodes the following:
- a CDS encoding LTA synthase family protein: MKNKFKNRYASLFAFLLLYITLGFLVRLSLTLLSATNISDNFLKLFIVFGKGFLFDLSVGLSFVMIYSIYLLFFPSRWIGKKADQIITYFLVTLMLFIAFFSFAAEFPFWDEFKTRFNFIAVDYLIYTYEVFENINESYPIPVIILGMTACIVCVFFLFRKKKVFSYTFSDRMRFGKRLIYTSVIVICGVGLLSLLKNRQAEFSNNTYINELSKNGVFSFFTAFKANQLDYTQFYNTIPEKEAYSILKKELLQDKQTYTNSKFDNITRNFEGDSTKNPNIILICIESFSAEFLQKFGNTQNLTPNYENLASEGVFFTNMFATGTRTVRGMEALTLSVPPTPGNSIVRRPDNDHLFSIATILRKRNYDLKFIYGGDGYFDNMNSFFGGQGFSIVDRDRGNPLPDNIKTERINIEDSEVTFENAWGICDEDIYNQSIKMADKESKKNKPFFQFVMTTSNHKPYTFPDHKINMEQGSREAAVRYTDFALGEFMKKARTKAWFKNTTFVIVADHCASSAGKWEINTEKHHIPAIIYNAETPKMEVGKLVSQIDLMPTVFSLFGWNFNNATYGKNIMAMKPEEERALIGNYRTLGLLKNNIFTQINDRKKTQQFIYNPENKTISKELKSEQKPLKDLTVSYYQTASERFAKGLMKEKNN